The Osmerus eperlanus chromosome 20, fOsmEpe2.1, whole genome shotgun sequence DNA segment TCTTAGTTATACAAGCAGACCCTAACTGGTTGATTGTTGGAGTGGAGGCACAGGGAGTGTGTTCATTGGAGGGTGCGTCCATGACAGGTTATTTAGAGAAGGCTGTTAGGTGTACTTTGAGACAGTTGGTTCGTACTGCTGCTACTATTACAGTATTGCTTTGTTTTTCTCGTGATATTTCACTTGCTATTGGTTCTTTATGTGAATCATGAACTTTTTGGTTATATGCCTTCCAACATGTGCAAAGTACATAATTTAACTTGTGAGAACACCCAAAAGTCTACAGTAAGTATATGATTTCTGTGTATAGAGTAGCTTGTTAAATACCATGTAATCATCATCATATTATCTGGTAGTCCACCAAGGATAGGCAATAACCTGATAGAAAAAGTTTGACACGCTCATCAACAAAGGGCTCTAACGTGACGAATGTCACAagacactctctcctccctccctcttcccttttTCCAGTGTATCATATCTAAGTCCTCCTGGCCATCGTCTTAGAAACGCTGACAGAAGAACATGGGATTCATGAAGTTGATCTAGCCTCTGCTTTCCAACGTAGTACTCCATTCAACTTGTTGAGAAGACCAAGCAGTCTGTATCAATGGTTTAGATGTATGAAAGTGAGTGTGTTAATCAATCACAATCTGAACAACAGGCTCTTATATGATAATGTCACAAGAGACGCtcttctccccacctccctcccttcttccagtGGATTCGATCTGAGTTCCTTTGGCCATCCTCCCAGGGAGAATTTGGGCGAGGGTTTCGGTATCTGACATCCACAAGCTCTTGTGCTGTAGCTCAGCGAAGAACCTGCAACTCCACATGCCTTTTGTACAGCATCACTGTGAAACTACTGGCCGTCTaatataaacagacacacacacacacaggcacgcacacacacacatgcagatattGTGTGCCCCCCAAGTCCTGGCAGAAAACGACCACACTTCAATTCTCCATGCTTCACAAAACAAAGTACAATcctgaaatatatatattctttgcAGAGTATGTCTCATTGAATAATTTGGATGTGAAAACTGGACGGTTTGGCAGCTGCTCCTGAACAGGCATGTTGAACTGCATCCAGGCTCTGGTGTTTGTATGAGGCTAATAAGCCCACACAGGAAAGGCATTGTCCTTCTGTGACtgtacacccatacacacacgtgcagacgcatgcacacacacaaacacacactgccaggCAGGGGGATGCGGCCTGTCCACATGCCTGAGTTGAAAACAGTGCTTCTGAAGGATGTaaaacagtgtttgtctttCTAACTGATGGTAGATGGACTGACTGGTTGACAGGCGATTCTGAATCCTACAGAGAAAAGGGTTatggtgttttttgtgtgtgtgagagagtctatGAAAACTGCTGAATGTGCCTGATTTGATAACAAGTCCCACACACCTCTGTACAAGTGCAGTAATCTCCTGCTATTTAATTATATCGGAATTTTCCACGCTACACCCCCCTGAGGTAAAAACCCTGATCTTCCTCCCCCATCCTGCTAGCTTCAGCAGGCTGTGCCTTACACCTGCCTCCCTGAAGCCCATCCACACAGACCCAAGCTTGTTCGCTGGACCAGTATGTACTTTTCCCTCCATTGCAGTAAAGAGATGCATTTGCAGGTTGTCATCTACCTGCTGTTCTTCTCGTCtgttgaggagaggaaagagatggcTACAAAGAGGCTATTGTGGCACTCCCTCGGAAAGCTCCTCCACGGTGACTGGTTCTTCATGATGAAGTCAATGTTTGCAGACTCACCTGTTTTAGCAACACACTGGCAGTGTCATTCTTTTCTGAGTTTCTCAAGCGAGTGCCAATGACAGTGTGTCACCAATGACATTATCTGGACACTGGAAAAGTGCTCCATGAGGAAATGTTTTGGGttattaataataatgtaacgtGATTATATATAGAAACACTATATATCACTATATATTTCAGATTCTGTCCATGGATGTTAAACATCACAACAGAAACAAGTTGGGGATGGGTGTTACAGTAGCTCTGTGTTAGAGTATTTGACTACAGCCAGAaaagttgcaggttcaaatccgccTTGCGCAGTTTCTGTGGTTAAAAgcacctgctaaatgaatacatgattAGATTTTCTGGTGTTAGATTATTAAAGTTTGAGCAGTAGTAATAAGACTTCAAAGACTAATCAGAGCTGTAACAGTTTAATTACTGAGTACATACTACTAGGCACCAGATGTTCTCTTGAACATTTGTCTACTGAGCGTGTTTACCTTTTCTTAGTATTGATCCAGTGATACTGCGGCAGGCTTAAGAAATAATTTTACAGCACAGGCTAAAGTGTTTTATCAGTTGGTATCAATTTATAACATTGTAGACATTTGGATCCTTTTATTCAAGGATAAAAAGTTCCCCCATCAATAAAACTGGTGTGTAGactgatttaaaaaaagaatattatattaAATCCTGTTAGCTGGTGGTGTCCTACTAACTTCATGTTCCTGTGTTGTGTTGCGTTgcggtgtgttgtggtgtgttccCTCCAGTGGTGCGGAGGCTCAGGGACTGGGCGAGGCCAGGGTCCAAGACATGTCGCCCAGCGTCAGTAGGCATGACGAGAGGACCTTCCTCTACGGCACCGCCCCCAGGGCAAAGGTCAGTTAGGACACAGAGCTCACAAAGGTCCTTGACCCCTGTGCATTTTCTCTTTTACTGTACTATCCACCACAGATTTTCAAGTGTTGCTTTGTGGCCGATgtctgacatgttttctctccaTGAGACCAGTAATAATGTGTTCATGTTTTTGCTTGTCATATGATATTCTGTGTGCATTTGAATGGTGTTGGGAAGTGTGTTAAacatgacagagggagagtAACTGGGAAGGCCCCGCCCCCTTGCAGCCTCTCAGACCTGCTGGGACACGAATCTCATTTACTTTCATATCACAGAGAGCATGTGCCCATCTAACGGTTTAGCAGTAATTGCAGTCCTCTGTAATGTCATGTTCTCCTCCTGGCCCTCTGGCATTGTCTCTgcgtgacacacacatacacacacaagaccatcaaagagacacacatattcactcacacaagcacacaaaaaaaacagaccCTGACACACTCGACGAAGACGAACACACACGTCTCTCCTTAACGCTACAAAAACACGCTATTGCCACTAGAGGGAGCAACAACCCAGGACAGCTGGGGATGAGCACATCCATTCTAGATATCAGAGGGATCCGGAGTCCTGGTCAAGACTAAATATCATCATTTTGATTACATACTTTTAGTAGCGTATGTATATTTGATAGGTTTCAGAATGGTTGTTTCCTGATGATAATCACACTGGTCTGATTGCGCTGCTGCGTGATTACGCACACTGTCTTGtggacatgcgtgtgtgtgtgtgagtgcatgcatgTCTACCCGCAGTCTCCCCTGCACTGAACACACAGTACAAACCCTCTAGGCGACTATAACCGTGTGCTTTACATGCACGCTTGAGCTTGTAAGTACTTCAAATGTCACCCTGTGTGTTAAAGAGCATGTGAAAACCACTACAGACATTAAGGTCAGGGCTGATAGGTGTTGACTTGGCCCAACTCCATTTCTCACATCTCCGTGCTCGCGGTGGCTGAGTCCACACAGCTGCCTCTGAGGGGGCTTTGTTGGGGACGACAGCTCTTGTTTTCACCCCGTGGCGTCAGGCGGCAGCTGGTGGCTCTGGTGCTACCGGCCTGCCTCACACGTCAACACAAAGTCCAGTCTGTCAACACAAAGTGGATCTGGAAGATGGACTTAGAACCTGAGGctgtacacagtgtgtgtggacgtgaggtgtgtttatgtgtgtatttgtacctGCGTGCGTGTGCCTCTGGCAACGACAAACTTCCGCCAGCAAGGCCCAACAATGCATTCTTTCGTTTGTCAACATCTCCTCCTCAGATTCCAGGCCTATTGTCGTCACTATGTTTCATGCTCACCGCTGGCACTCATTTCACTCATCACTGCCATAGGAATTTCCCTCGATGCCGCACCCCGATTGAAATCTGACAGGTGGCCTTGACTGACAGCTCGGTGTTCCATCCTGTACTTTCATCCGGGCTGTCCTTTACACGTCTTATCAGACAACAGATCGGCACCAATGAATAGCAGCATCTTATCTGCACTGGCCAGATTGATTCCACTCCCATCCTCGGCCGTCATCATCAAAATGTATGTCTTACTGATGCTCCTTTCCCTTCCctttgtcctctcctcctctttggtCTGAGATAACAGAGCTATCCTACGGTGACGATCATCTCTTAACACATGGCCCGAGTCACTTGTTGTCGGCCAGACTGCACAACTTACTTCACAAACTGATGTTAGGCGTCAAGGAAGAAGATAAATCCAGACGCGTGTTGGGAACATATGTGAATCTAATGTCCATCCACAACCGTTCTCCCATCTGCATGTGGTTTGAAACCACGGCAGGGTGCAttggggtgaggggaggtaaAGGAGGAATGTGGATTGGCATTGCTCAAGGCTAAAGGGTGGAGTATATAGTGCTGTGCAAGCCTAGGAATGAAGGACGGGTGGCTCCCTGGACAGGACTCAATGATGCGTGGAGATGTGTACATTAGAGCAGGCACTGACAGCTCTGTACAGCCCTGCTCTGTACATGCCTCTCATGCCGATCTTTCACTGGCACTGAAGCTTGGCGCTGTTCCAGAAACCAGGGTCCCAATAATTAGGAATGCCAAACATGGGTATTAAAGTTGAGTATTTTAAATGACAGGGGTCTGATAGGGTCATGGCAGGGAGAGCCAGAGCACAAGTTCAGTGTGTGTCCACGGTGTATTTTTACAACAAAAGTTGAACTTATGGAGTTGATTTCTGGGTCATGTGTTTTATATTATAtaaatttatatatatatatatatatatatatatatatctttgtcCTATTCCcatgtttttctttctgtctctctcacaatttttctctctctctctctctctctctctctctctctctctctctctctctctctctctctctctctctctctctctctctctctctctctctctctctctctctctctctccttcataccAGGCTgaagacctcagtgtctccgaGCTGGACCTCCATAAGCATAGAAAGTTTGGCACCTTCACCTTTGGACTgttgaagaggaagaagaagagtagGGGACTATCCCAAAGCACCACAGAGCTTCATGGTCCAGAGGTCAAAGggcaagaagaagaggaagaggaacctTTGGATCTAGACACCCGCACATTTTTCAGTACCGTCAATCCGTTGCCACTTGACAACCAATCACTGGCCATGGACTTCCTGAGTGATAGCCCAGATATGAGCACAGTGGACAAAATGATGCGAAGAGCACCAATAGCCACCATGCCCGAGTTTGAGTGGGAGGAGCCTATTGACGTTCAGAGAGATGTTTCTGACCATGACACAGACAGCGACCCTCACAGTATCAATATGGAAGCCAAAGGTCCTTTTTATTTAACGCCTCCCAACATcccacccagcctgcctccaacTGCAGTTGGTGCCACAGAGAAAGGAGTGGCTTTCTCAGTCCCCCCTCTCAACAGCCTGGCCCTTGTGATTTGTGACATCCCTCTGAAAGATGCTCAGCCAGAACCTGTCCACTTAGTTACTGAAGCCTCTAGTGCTGCCTTCCCCATTGATCAACCTGAGACTGCTGCCTTATTCTCAACCAATGACCACTCCGTCCCTGAACCTGTCACCTCCCTGTCTGCCAAAGTTATCTCTGTTCCTGAAACTCCCCCTTCCATCACCAATTACATCTTTGTTCCTGAAACTCTCCCTTCCATCTCCACCAATTACATCTCTGTTCCTGAAACTCTCCCTTCCATCTCCACCAATTACATCTCTGTTCCTGAAACTCTCCCTTCCATCTCCACCAATCAAAGCTCTGTTCCTGAAATTCTCAGCTCCACATCCACAAATGATAGCTCTGTCCCTAAAACTCTCCCTTCTATCTCAACCAATCAAAGCTCTGTTCCTGAAACTCTCCATTCCATCTCCACCAATGATGTATGTGTCCCTAAAATTCACTCTTCCATCTCCACCAATTACATCTCTGTTCCTGAAACTCTCCCTTCCATCTTCACCAATCAAAGCTCTGTTCCTGAAACTCTCACCTCCACATCCACAAATGATAGCTCTGTCCCTGAAACTCTCCCTTCTATCTCCACCAATCAAAGCTCTGTTCCTGAAACTCTCCCTTCCATCTCCACCAATCAAAGCTCTGTTCTTGAAACTCTCACTTCCACATCCACAAATGATAGCTCTGTCCCTGAAACTCTCCCTTCCATCTCCACCAATGACATCTCTGTTCCTGAAACTCTCACCTCCACATCCACAAATGACAGCTCTTTTCTGTATGACTCCCTGTTTCCAGGAAGCTTTGCCtttgctgtctcagacccctaTCCTGCAAAGGACATCTCTGAAACGAGCTTTGTCTCTGCCTGTCAACACCGATCCACCTTGTGCCTCTGTTTTACCAGAACCAGACAGATTAATAAGCTCCATCATAACCGAATCAGACACACCAATCAACTGTTTTAGAACTGAAACAGACAAACCAGTCAACTCGTTTGTAACCAAAACAGGTGAACCAATCCAGTTGGCTGTAACTGAAACTGAGCCTCACACTGTCACAATGTGCCAACACTTTGACGCCGAGGTCGGTGACATAACACATTCTACTATACTTCCATCTGTTACCACATCCTCTGTCCATAACATAGAGGTGCCTGACTGTGCTGCTTCAAATATCGAAGGCAGCTTCACTGTTAATGAACCTACCGGCACTAATACAGAGATCACTGTTTCAGATAGCGGCCCTTGTAGCATCTATGGTTCACTCTACGTCTCACTGTTCCCTGAAGGCTTCTCCTCCACGTCTGACCACAGCTCATCTGTCAACTCTACTCAGACGTTTGACCCATCAAACTTCCCTATAAACGCTTCACCTTCCAAGATGGCCGTctgtcacacagagacaggtgtTCCTGTTCATGAAACAGACACCCCTCATACTCACAGCGAGATCCCTATTTCTAGACCTGATCCCAACACATCCAACCCAGACTTGGATGAACGACTCCATACAGCTATCTCTGGACTCGACCAACCAGCCCAGCTGAGCAACCTGGCCCCAACCGTTCTCAGAGAAGATGTtctaacccccctctcccccaccacagTTTCCTCTGAGAACGTTCCTCATGAGAATAATAACCCAGCTGGACCTCAGCCAGACATGACCTCCACGACGggctctgttcctcctcttctcccagaGTCTGGTGTTCCATCAGAGCTGGCTGTACCTCAGGTTCTTCCAGAGACTCTCCCCCTCACTTCTCCAGGTGCAGTCAGTAAGGACCACTCTTCCATTCCCAAGGCAGAGGAAGGGGTCAGTAGTCCCCCCCAGGAACGGTCCACGGTCTCCAACACGGACGACCGTCCTGGCACTTTTATGAATCTGGACGTTCCCTGCACAGAGGCTGAGACAATGGCTGCTAGCAGTGGTCCGGATACGGTTGAGACTATGGCTGTTAGGAGTGGTGAAGATGTTGTTGAGATTACAGTTTCTAGGAGTGCTCAGGATGTGGTTGATATAATGGCTGCTGGGAGTGGTGAAGCTGTGTTTGAGATTGTGGTTGCTGGGAGTGATCCAAACGAAGTTCAAATGACGACAACCGAGAATGGTGAAGATGTGTTTGAGACATCACCTACTCATAGACAAGAGGCAATGGTGACAACAGAAAGTGGTCTCGGAGTGGCCGAGTCCAAgacctgtgaggagagagaggaggggaggacggagGGGGAGAGTAGTGCCAGACAGATGCAGGAGTATCTAACCCTGGATGTAGAAGATACCAaaagggtgaggaggagtgtcTTCCCTGAGGACATTGATACAGAGAGGCTGatggggacaggggagagaggaacgaCAGAAGAATGGTCCCAAATTGAAGAGGTGGAacagaagggggaggaagaagtaCTACTGGTTCCACTGGTTCAGcatgtgcttggtcttaaggaATGTGAGTGGGCCCCACCCTTTCTTGAGAAGGACAAAGGACGAAAGGGAAACCtgaacatgctcacacacaccctcacacacactttactgagTGCGGAACCCTGCGCTAGCACATATACGCATCCTCCTGGCCTGTCACcgctagaggaggaggagaaaagtcaGTGGGCGCTGAGAATGTACAACAGATAATCTCTGGTAACACACAGATAGAAGACcatcccctgccctcccacacacacaccacagataacAAGATCTTAGACACCAtaaacccagagagagaggattcgGATGCCCACATCGCTGAGGGAGCGGTGACAAGTGCAAAGATCAcagagagtgacacacacactacacactacgtCACAGATAAAGTCGACTTTTCTGTCCCAGACCCAGatagtgagaacacacacacactccacgccGTCAGAGAGGctgctctctcacacgcactcgCACACAACTCAGAGGCGGTATCCAAAACTATCACACACGTTGAACACATTGTGCTTGAGTCAGACACCCACTCTGTCGAGAGAGAAGTGATTAGTGGAGTGAGTAGTGAGGGGGCAGGCACTTTCCCTGGGCGTTCTGGGAGAGCCAGTCCGGACACTGGAGTGACAGATCAGGTAGCATCTAAGCTGTctgtcacagaaacacacacacacaccttccctgacacactggtggagagagaggaccgtCTTCCAGAAACACAcctcagccagcctgccaggtAAGGGGATACCATTTCATTCAATTTGTCTGTTttattgtactgtatgtgttttttgaaagagagagagatggcattGCATAGTTTGGTGTAATCCTTCTATCTGCAATATATTGTTCAATAGGACCTTGATCATGGTTAGGTTTCACTGTTTATAGAATACTCCTGGATCAAATTGTTCAGTTGGTGCCCAgttggaggaaagaggagaaactAAGTGTTGGTGTTTGTAATTCATTTCAGAGAGAATATAAATTCCTATTGTAATTTAAACTTGgtatttgtaatgcagtgcGCTTTGACATCATGACAGTATGGTTAGGGTAGTTAAACACTAGTTGAACAGGTCATAGGTCAGGTTGTGTTATCTCAGCGCTTTACTACTTGTAAACTCTAATCTTTACCTGCTACGTATTCCAGGCACCATGGCAACAGCactgtggctgtgtgtttacAAGTTTTTGTTCATTGCATATCTTCCCAGTTAATGTATTGAATTGGAATTAGTGACTCACTTAAATACTTGATATATACACATACTCTCTATATAATAtgatatgatatatatatatatatatatatatatatatatatatatcaatcaTGTTATATAAATACCTGCAGCAAAACTCTGGTATTTGTAAAAATGGTATTTGAGTTTGAATCAAATACCATAATTACCTCGTCTGGCGTCTGCTTGCTGCAGCCGGTTGGGCTGCTGACAGAATGAGGAGTCAAAGCTGAAGAACTTGAAGTGTGGTCAAGTCTAGTGTCAGAATGGTGATAACAAAGATAGTATAGACAGGTGGGTGTTTTGTTTTTGGAAGCACATGCACAAAAGAAGTACATTGACTAGTGGTCTCAGACTTTTGGACGCTGCAGTTATGTTTAATGCTTGTTctataaaataaaaattgaTGCATATTAGAATAGAAAACAAGACGAAACGTGACTGAAGAGTGATTTGAAGATACAGGATGACTCGGACATTGTCCCCTTGATCAACAAACTATGCCTTATCCAATCAGTATTTACTCAGACCTGTCTTTTTAGAACAGTAGgatataatttttgtgatatgaGGCACTACATACTACATtaactggataagagcgtctgctaaatgactaaatgtaaaagtaaATTCACTATAAAGGTTTTTAACACAAAGTTGTTAGCCTACTAGCCCACTAGGTGGCGACAGACATCTAAAGTTCCTGCCTGACAGTGCATTAAAGTAATTCATCTTCTGTCATGAAATGTCCTTCAAAAGATTAATACTATTACATTTGTTGAATTTGCTGAGA contains these protein-coding regions:
- the LOC134006958 gene encoding uncharacterized protein LOC134006958 — protein: MAKKSLLSKKSLKSMFSKSEANLESADTRIFEETVDVEKKKTVSTNKSLKAFFSKSDIKLNESAEYEDRYGGGKTSKFKKKTKNNKTVKRGLHENDISGAEAQGLGEARVQDMSPSVSRHDERTFLYGTAPRAKAEDLSVSELDLHKHRKFGTFTFGLLKRKKKSRGLSQSTTELHGPEVKGQEEEEEEPLDLDTRTFFSTVNPLPLDNQSLAMDFLSDSPDMSTVDKMMRRAPIATMPEFEWEEPIDVQRDVSDHDTDSDPHNLIPTHPTQTWMNDSIQLSLDSTNQPS